The following are from one region of the Nicotiana tomentosiformis chromosome 7, ASM39032v3, whole genome shotgun sequence genome:
- the LOC104107448 gene encoding uncharacterized protein, with translation MPPSFDMMEDDIPFTQEAEMMQEVGAILKNVRDTYSQPSALAGGCGQNLRSSGSAKGSIGKKNLVGESKNHNSTASEQNKLAHNSTNLMPPSFDLMEDDISLAQEDEMMQDLCEPEKQKKVRGKNKNKDVAELKPGEKFRVNFYNNRVVGKHQASFSRHLGILVRDRNMCSLQVHSWKNIGEDKLEHMWRAVTAEIQEPIQSEPSLTNIEVIERCFGPQNKSHVVGLGGGITTKELKGGSFSKAAILIEAECNSKRKRITTDRAECN, from the exons ATGCCTCCTAGTTTTGATATGATGGAAGACGACATTCCCTTTACTCAAGAAGCTGAAATGATGCAAG AAGTTGGAGCTATTTTGAAGAATGTACGAGACACTTACAGTCAACCTAGTGCTTTAGCAGGGGGATGTGGGCAAAACTTAAGATCTTCTGGCTCGGCAAAAGGAAGCATTGGAAAGAAAAATCTGGTTGGCGAAAGTAAAAATCACAACTCAACAGCTTCTGAGCAGAATAAGCTAGCACATAATAGTACTAATCTTATGCCTCCTAGTTTCGATCTGATGGAAGATGATATTTCCCTCGCTCAAGAAGATGAAATGATGCAAG ATTTATGTGAACCTGAAAAGCAAAAAAAGGTGAGAGGAAAGAACAAGAATAAAGATGTAGCAGAACTCAAACCCGGAGAAAAGTTTAGAGTCAACTTTTACAATAATCGGGTTGTTGGAAAGCATCAAGCCTCATTTTCGAGACACTTGGGTATATTAGTTCGTGATCGTAATATGTGTTCGTTGCAAGTACATTCATGGAAGAACATCGGAGAAGATAAGTTGGAACACATGTGGCGAGCTGTTACG GCTGAAATACAAGAGCCGATACAATCTGAGCCATCTCTTACGAATATCGAGGTAATAGAAAGGTGTTTCGGACCTCAAAACAAGAGTCATGTGGTTGGATTAGGGGGTGGTATAACCACTAAGGAGTTGAAAGGCGGCAGCTTCTCAAAGGCTGCAATACTGATTGAAGCTGAATGCAACtcgaaaagaaaaagaatcacTACAGACCGAGCTGAATGCAACTAA